A single Leptospira kirschneri serovar Cynopteri str. 3522 CT DNA region contains:
- a CDS encoding SRPBCC family protein, giving the protein MKILFSLLGTICILGLGFLGLGVFANPKFEGNISGTVNAPVEKVFQHLLNLEEIPKYRQEVVDVILEGKNTKGYPIWKEGTDMGGYIHFEMTEREENSRVRVEMKESSFGMKGSWDYRLQPDGGKTKITINEVSEVSSIPIRAIFMIVGKDANLKKELEILNTVFP; this is encoded by the coding sequence ATGAAAATATTATTTAGTTTATTAGGAACAATTTGTATTCTTGGTTTGGGATTTTTGGGTTTAGGGGTTTTTGCAAATCCAAAATTTGAAGGTAACATTTCGGGAACTGTAAATGCTCCTGTGGAAAAAGTATTTCAACATCTGTTGAATTTGGAAGAGATTCCAAAGTATAGACAAGAAGTCGTAGATGTGATTCTGGAAGGAAAAAACACGAAAGGATATCCGATTTGGAAAGAAGGAACGGATATGGGTGGATACATTCATTTCGAAATGACTGAAAGAGAAGAAAACTCTCGAGTTCGAGTTGAAATGAAAGAAAGTAGCTTTGGGATGAAAGGATCTTGGGATTATAGATTACAACCTGACGGAGGCAAAACGAAAATTACGATTAACGAAGTTTCAGAAGTTTCTAGTATTCCAATTCGAGCGATTTTTATGATTGTTGGAAAAGATGCAAATCTCAAGAAGGAACTTGAAATCTTAAATACTGTCTTTCCTTAA
- a CDS encoding FkbM family methyltransferase translates to MFLIFDKMVKPLKSSICKFKILIKLNKVIKKVIYLDLYSSFENILIKTKKGKIKFFGFGPIVIWKAQTLFIQEPETIEWIETFSNDSVFWDIGANIGSYSIYAGSLNKNLKILSFEPSAVNFFLLNRNIFLNEMDQTISAYPIAFNDLDSLGYLHMNSDTPGGNMNFFSEKDIIKETKVRGKIIQINCRQAMTSYTIDSFVNLYKPPLPNYIKIDVDSFGDKIVKGGMKILSNSKLKSVSIELDDNEIDYVDRVISIMQKSGFYKIEKHQHETIFHNGNYSSFYNYIFYKK, encoded by the coding sequence ATGTTTTTGATTTTTGACAAAATGGTAAAACCTTTAAAGTCTTCGATTTGCAAATTTAAAATTCTAATAAAATTAAATAAAGTTATAAAAAAGGTTATCTATTTAGATCTATATTCATCTTTTGAAAACATATTAATTAAAACAAAAAAAGGAAAAATTAAATTTTTTGGTTTTGGACCAATTGTAATTTGGAAGGCTCAAACTCTATTTATACAAGAACCTGAAACTATTGAATGGATAGAAACATTTTCAAACGATTCTGTTTTTTGGGATATTGGAGCTAATATAGGAAGTTATTCTATATATGCAGGAAGTTTAAATAAGAATTTAAAAATACTATCTTTTGAGCCATCCGCGGTAAATTTTTTTTTACTGAATAGAAATATATTTTTAAATGAGATGGACCAAACCATTAGCGCCTATCCAATCGCATTCAATGATCTTGATTCTCTTGGTTATCTCCATATGAATTCTGATACTCCTGGAGGTAATATGAATTTTTTTAGTGAAAAAGATATAATAAAAGAAACCAAAGTTAGAGGTAAGATCATTCAAATTAACTGTAGACAAGCCATGACATCTTATACAATCGATTCCTTCGTCAATCTATACAAACCACCTCTTCCGAATTACATTAAAATCGACGTTGATAGTTTTGGGGATAAAATTGTAAAAGGGGGCATGAAAATATTGAGTAATTCTAAGTTAAAATCAGTATCAATTGAACTTGACGATAATGAAATCGATTATGTTGATCGTGTTATTTCGATAATGCAAAAATCAGGTTTTTATAAAATTGAAAAACATCAACATGAAACGATATTTCATAATGGAAATTATTCTTCTTTTTATAATTATATTTTCTATAAAAAGTAA
- a CDS encoding methyl-accepting chemotaxis protein translates to MQNPIQSEKSSIHQIWKEGAVVINRIRFGLVILFSLTLISVSKTNHPTQVIAHVAGTTLMGLYCLLEFILHRAGKVGVRFQKTLVLFDVNILSLTLMVDCSIEPEVSSGILANMLIFFIYFYIMLYSSFLGEKKFILLVGVFSALGIITSVFVAWKGGMILTEDPEIGKNPGSLIFSVQIIKVTFVFTASVILFHLMKLFDKLTTEGSRLYEDSQHLLKKLTQDREVLENSAENLESSIRKFAEFINRTGEKMESQAAAIEEVNAVIEELSVSSSNTTHSIETQNLSLSELVGNSEKLDEILKSSASLSEALAIFAKENKIDMENVTIAAEKTKSYLMDISNSFNKVDEINRIMSEIADKTNLLALNASIEAARAGIAGRGFAVVANEVSKLAEFTSSNAKSISEIVNQSRKFIEEARIASTETGNLTENQKMKNLDTADRIDKMNQFYLEQKSIIQKFVSEVNRIKLTSEKILRSTQEQMLGQKEMVQTMGNLGSEINQINEDSGQLQEEIVRIKTQASELRLLSIQSEN, encoded by the coding sequence ATGCAGAATCCAATCCAATCCGAAAAATCTTCCATCCATCAGATTTGGAAAGAAGGTGCCGTAGTTATCAACCGAATTCGTTTCGGATTGGTCATTCTTTTTTCTCTTACATTGATCAGTGTTTCTAAAACGAATCACCCCACTCAAGTGATCGCACACGTAGCTGGTACAACTTTAATGGGACTTTATTGTCTTTTAGAATTTATTCTTCATCGAGCGGGTAAAGTAGGGGTTCGATTTCAAAAAACGTTAGTTCTTTTTGATGTTAACATTCTTTCTTTAACTCTCATGGTAGACTGTTCCATCGAACCAGAAGTATCTTCCGGTATACTCGCTAATATGCTTATATTCTTTATTTATTTTTACATCATGCTTTATTCGTCTTTTTTAGGCGAAAAAAAATTCATACTTCTAGTTGGCGTTTTTTCCGCGTTAGGCATCATTACTTCGGTTTTTGTGGCTTGGAAAGGTGGTATGATTCTCACAGAAGATCCTGAAATAGGTAAAAATCCAGGTAGTTTGATCTTTTCTGTTCAGATCATTAAAGTAACTTTCGTATTTACGGCGAGTGTGATTCTCTTTCATTTGATGAAACTTTTTGATAAACTTACTACAGAAGGTTCAAGACTTTACGAAGATTCTCAACATCTCTTAAAGAAACTCACTCAAGATCGTGAGGTATTGGAGAATTCAGCAGAAAATTTGGAATCTTCAATCCGTAAGTTCGCAGAATTTATCAATCGAACCGGAGAAAAGATGGAATCTCAAGCCGCCGCTATCGAAGAAGTCAACGCAGTGATCGAAGAACTTTCCGTTTCTTCTTCAAACACTACACATTCTATCGAAACTCAGAATTTGAGTTTGAGCGAGCTTGTTGGAAATTCAGAAAAGTTAGACGAAATCTTAAAAAGCAGCGCTTCCCTAAGCGAAGCTCTCGCTATTTTCGCCAAAGAAAATAAAATAGACATGGAGAACGTAACGATCGCTGCAGAAAAAACGAAGTCTTATCTCATGGATATTTCGAATTCGTTTAACAAAGTAGACGAAATCAATAGAATTATGAGTGAAATTGCAGATAAAACCAACTTGCTTGCTCTAAACGCTTCGATTGAAGCTGCAAGGGCAGGTATTGCCGGAAGAGGTTTTGCAGTGGTCGCAAATGAAGTAAGTAAACTTGCAGAATTTACTTCCAGTAATGCCAAATCTATTTCGGAAATTGTCAATCAGTCCAGAAAATTTATTGAAGAGGCAAGGATTGCTTCCACAGAAACTGGAAATCTGACGGAAAATCAGAAAATGAAAAATTTAGATACGGCAGATCGAATCGATAAGATGAATCAGTTTTATCTGGAACAAAAATCAATTATTCAAAAATTCGTCTCAGAAGTGAATCGAATTAAATTAACTTCTGAAAAAATCCTCAGATCTACTCAGGAACAAATGCTGGGACAAAAGGAAATGGTTCAGACAATGGGAAATTTAGGTTCTGAAATCAATCAAATCAATGAAGACTCGGGACAACTTCAAGAAGAAATTGTAAGAATTAAAACTCAAGCTTCTGAACTTAGACTTTTAAGTATTCAATCTGAAAATTGA